The stretch of DNA CAGATTCTAGTTCTTTCAGATTCTATTTCAGCGGTAAATGAAGCAGGGTGGTTTTTAGCAACATGCCCTTCAGACCTAGTTCGTGATGGACAACGTGCTGTTGGCCTTTTGTTGCCAATTCTTGAGCGAAGCAAAAGACATCCGCGTGTATTAGATTCATTGGCAGCTGCGTATGCATCGTCTAATGAATTTGATAAGGCTGTAGCTACGCAACAAGAAGCACTGACTCGCGGTATTGAATATCGTTTGGCGCCTTATCAGCTGGCGAGGTATGAAAAGCGACTCGCTTTGTATACTGATGATAGACCCTTTAAAACCAGTATGGATTAATACTATGACCAACCCGATTGATACCTTTTGGACTTTACGCTTGGCAGAACTGAAAGAGGTTCTTGAAAAGAATAACTTTGAAGTATTTATGGCAAACTCTGTCAAAGATGCAAAAAAAGTATTTAATGAAGAGATCATGTCTTCACTCAAAGGTGTAAAAACCGTGGCTATTGGTGGTTCAGTTACTCTTGCAGATACTGGAATTCTCGACGATGTGCGTTCAAATGAAGCATTAGAATTTTTTGATCCATACGATAAATCACTTTCCGCTGAAGAAAAATATGAACTGCGTCGTCAGTCTCTGTTGGCTGATCTTTTCCTTACCGGCACAAACGGTGTGACCGAATGCGGTAAGCTCATAAACCTTGATATGACCGGTAACCGTGTTGCGGCATTAAACTTCGGCCCAAAGCATGTTGTTCTATTTATTAGTAGAAACAAGCTTGTGGAAACTGTTGATGATGCAATGTTCCGCATTAAAGATTACGTAGCACCGGTTAATACCATGCGCTTGGATATGAAAACTCCTTGTAAAAAAACAGGCCAGTGTCTGGACTGTTCCAGTTCTGAGCGCATCTGTAATATCTGGACAATTACTGAAAAATGTTTCCCGCCAAAACGCATCAAAATTGTTTTGATTAATGAAGATGCCGGTTACTAGCAGTAGCCAATGTGTTTGGTAGCTAGCTATCAAATTTCAGACGATTCCAGCAATGCGTCTTCCCCATAGCGGCGGCGCATTGCTGATTTTCCTATATCCTTTCATGTCGGCATGACCGGCATGACTTCGGATGTACAGTTACCAGCTGTACATAGCAATGAGTGCCGCATGGTACTAGCCCTGCGGACATATGCCCACATACCGCGTGCTTATTAATAAGAGACGCAGTATGTGCTGGCTGAGGATGCTGGATGTTAACGCTGTTATGCAATTATGAGACTTTGGTCGGAACACGTCTTCGCAATGTTGTTATGAACATTATTGAGTAACGTGTGGGCATATGCTGCATGCTGTAGACTTAGACACTATATTGTGACTGATACAGTGTGCGGTATAAGATGTAAGCTTCTCATCGCCGACCAGTACGGAAGGCCGTACACGAACATTCTTGTCCAGCGAATGGTTCCAACACTTGATGACTGATAATTCTCATCTTACGGACGGAGCATCATGTTTCTGAACGAGCACTTGAGCAAGAAGTTGTTTGGCGAGGCTGGAATTACTACCCCAGAGGGAACTCTTTTAACACCTGATACGATAGCTGTTCCTGAGCATATGGAGCCACCGTGGTACCTTAAAGCACAGGTTCTTACAGGTGGCCGCGGAAAAGCCGGTGGGATTTTGCGGGCGGATAATTCGTCAGAATTCTACCAGAAAGCTGAAAAAATTTTCAACATGGAAATCAAAGGCAATACGGTTCCTTTCATTCGAGTGGAACAGGCAACCGATATTGCAAAAGAATGCTACCTTTCTTTTGTGCTCTCCCGTGAGCGCAAAGACCTTCTCTTCACAGTAAGCGCAGCCGGCGGGATTGAAGTAGAAAATTCTACACAGGCAGCCAAACCGCTTATTCAACGAGTTCATCTCCTTTCCGGTTTGAAAGACCATCATTTACGGGCTGCATTTTTTGAACTTGGCGTAGGCAAAGAACACTATGCCGGTTTTTGTGATCTCGTGAAAAAACTCTATGGCTCCGTAACAGAATTTGGCCTGCTCATGGCAGAGATTAATCCGCTTGTTATTACAAAGCAGGGCGAGTGGATGGCTCTTGATGGAAAGGTTGAACTTGATGACAACGTGGTGGATTTAAATCCAGACAGGTTGGGCGGGTACTATACTCCTGAGCATCATTCCCACGAAGAAACCATCGCCCGTGAAGCTGGGCTTAGCTACGTACAGCTTAAAGGCTGGGTGGGTATTCTTGTTAACGGTGCTGGGCTTGCCATGGCGACAATGGATCTGTTGAACTTTAACGGGTTGACTGCCGCAAACTTTATGGACTTAGGCGGTGCTGCAGACAGAGAGCGTATTAAACGTGCTCTTGATCTTCTATTTGGTAATGATGATGTGAAGGCGGTTTTTATTAACCTCTTCGGCGGAATTGTTTCCTGTAAAGAAGTAGGTAACGCATTGCTTGCAGTTCTTGAAGGGCAGCCTGCACCAAAGCCAATTGTTATTCGCATGGCAGGTTTTGAGTCTGAAGAAGGCCGCGCATTGATGCAGGAAGCTTCTGTTGAAAATGTATTCATTGCCAGTGAAATGAATGACGCATTGGATACTTTGAATACATTAAAACCTGTTGATGCTCCGACCGTTGAATTTATTTTGGATACAGAATCTCTACCGCCTTCTGTGCCTCCGTTTACACGCACAGGTGTGGCCAATGTTTTGGGATTAAACAAAGACTCACAAGTACTCGTTCAAGGCATTACCGGTAAGGTTGCTCAACGTCATGTTGCGTTAATGCAGGAATACGGAACAAAGATTGTTGCAGGTGTAACGCCATTTAAAGGTGGTCAGGAAGTGATGGGTGTTCCTGTGTACAACTCTGTGCACGAGGCAAAGAAACAGCACCGCATTGATGCATCGATCATTTTTGTTCCTGCCGGATTCGCGGCTGATGCGGTCGCTGAATCAGCAACGGAAGATATACCTTGGGTCATTTGTATTACTGAAGGCATTGCGCAGGCCAGTATGTTGTCTGCACTGCAAGACCTGTCAGGTTCCAGTACACATATTATTGGACCGAACACTCCCGGTGTCATCGTTCCCGGACAATGCAAAATTGGCATTATGCCGGCAAATGTTTTCACTGCCGGCAATGTCGCTATTTTCTCCCGCTCTGGTACTCTGACTTATGAAGCTGCGGACAGACTTTCGCAAGCCGGAATCGGGCAGTCGATTTGTGTTGGTATCGGTGGTGACTCATTTATCGGAACAAGCTTCACAGATCTGTTTGAACTTGTCCGTAATGACGACAATACTCACGCAGTGCTTATTCTGGGTGAAGTGGGTGGTTCAGCAGAAGAAGAGCTTGCCCGCTATGTTAGAATGACTGGCTTTGAAAAGCCGGTAGTTTCTTTCATTGCCGCACGTACAGCACCTCCGGGAAAACGGCTTGGACATGCCGGTGCGATTCTTGATGAGAATTCAGGCGGTATCGAACTGAAGTTACAAGCTATGCGTGACGCAGGATTTGTTATCAGCCCAGACCTTGCTCAGCTTCCAGAGCTTGTGAAAGGTGTCTTAGAAGGTTCTGCCCATAGATCTGCCGTTTAGCAGCTGTGCTGTAGGAATCTCTATTCTTTATATAAATATGGGCAGTCACATGTACGTGGCTGCCCTTTAGAGGTTTTGATGGTTCTTTCACGGTTATTTAGGGGGCTGACTTTGGTGGTGATGCTGCTGATGTCGAGCCTTCCAGCATTTTCTGCTGAAGAAAGCATTTGCTTTGGTGAAACACGATCTGGTCACTTGTCAGGCGGTGTCAGGCTTCCGCGTACTGGTTTGAATTTTTCTGCATATTCTGATCTTGGGTGGATTGCAGGAAGAACGTATGTTCACTCAAAAATCGCAGAAGTTGTGTTGGCTAGCTATAAAGCACTGCAAAAGACAATACCTGATGCAACTTTTGTGTACGGCGAAACAGGTTGGAAGTCCGGTGGGTCTTTTAAGCCGCATAAGACACACCAAAATGGTCTTTCTGTAGATTTTATGGTTCCTGTTCGGAATTCAAAGGGTAAATCTGTCCCGCTGCCTTGTTCTGTATTCAATAAACTTGGGTATTCATTAGAATTTGACCGCAGAGGCCGGATGGATGATTTGCAGATTGATTTTGAGGCAATGACTGAACATATCTACTGGTTGCATAAGAAAGCAGCAGAGCGCGGTGTGAAGATATGGAGAGTTATTTTTGATCCTGCATTGCAGAAGCAGTTAACAGGAACAAGCCGCTGGCCGTATTTAGAAAAGTATGTTCAGTTTTCTACAAGACGTTCATGGGTTCGCCATGACGAGCATTATCACGTGGACTTTATCGTGAAATGTAGAGCGAACCAAAGTTAGGCGGTTGGCAGTTTTTAAGGATAAAAAAAGAGGGAACCAGTTGGTTCCCTCTTTTTTTATTGCTTGTCTGCTGAACTAAATATCGAACAGCATTTCAAGATCGTCCCGGGTGAGTGATTTCCATGCTTCCTTACCAGGAATAATAGAGTCTGCTACACCTTTTTTCATTTCCTGAAGTTTGAGAATCTTTTCTTCAACAGTATCCGAACAAATCATTTTGTATGAGAATACCTGAG from Halodesulfovibrio sp. MK-HDV encodes:
- a CDS encoding lactate utilization protein, with product MTNPIDTFWTLRLAELKEVLEKNNFEVFMANSVKDAKKVFNEEIMSSLKGVKTVAIGGSVTLADTGILDDVRSNEALEFFDPYDKSLSAEEKYELRRQSLLADLFLTGTNGVTECGKLINLDMTGNRVAALNFGPKHVVLFISRNKLVETVDDAMFRIKDYVAPVNTMRLDMKTPCKKTGQCLDCSSSERICNIWTITEKCFPPKRIKIVLINEDAGY
- the sucD gene encoding succinate--CoA ligase subunit alpha — encoded protein: MFLNEHLSKKLFGEAGITTPEGTLLTPDTIAVPEHMEPPWYLKAQVLTGGRGKAGGILRADNSSEFYQKAEKIFNMEIKGNTVPFIRVEQATDIAKECYLSFVLSRERKDLLFTVSAAGGIEVENSTQAAKPLIQRVHLLSGLKDHHLRAAFFELGVGKEHYAGFCDLVKKLYGSVTEFGLLMAEINPLVITKQGEWMALDGKVELDDNVVDLNPDRLGGYYTPEHHSHEETIAREAGLSYVQLKGWVGILVNGAGLAMATMDLLNFNGLTAANFMDLGGAADRERIKRALDLLFGNDDVKAVFINLFGGIVSCKEVGNALLAVLEGQPAPKPIVIRMAGFESEEGRALMQEASVENVFIASEMNDALDTLNTLKPVDAPTVEFILDTESLPPSVPPFTRTGVANVLGLNKDSQVLVQGITGKVAQRHVALMQEYGTKIVAGVTPFKGGQEVMGVPVYNSVHEAKKQHRIDASIIFVPAGFAADAVAESATEDIPWVICITEGIAQASMLSALQDLSGSSTHIIGPNTPGVIVPGQCKIGIMPANVFTAGNVAIFSRSGTLTYEAADRLSQAGIGQSICVGIGGDSFIGTSFTDLFELVRNDDNTHAVLILGEVGGSAEEELARYVRMTGFEKPVVSFIAARTAPPGKRLGHAGAILDENSGGIELKLQAMRDAGFVISPDLAQLPELVKGVLEGSAHRSAV
- a CDS encoding penicillin-insensitive murein endopeptidase: MSSLPAFSAEESICFGETRSGHLSGGVRLPRTGLNFSAYSDLGWIAGRTYVHSKIAEVVLASYKALQKTIPDATFVYGETGWKSGGSFKPHKTHQNGLSVDFMVPVRNSKGKSVPLPCSVFNKLGYSLEFDRRGRMDDLQIDFEAMTEHIYWLHKKAAERGVKIWRVIFDPALQKQLTGTSRWPYLEKYVQFSTRRSWVRHDEHYHVDFIVKCRANQS